The sequence CATCTCATGCGGCGTCGCAACACGGACCAGCGCAACGTCGGCCTGATCGAGGCTGTCCACGATGATCAATCCCGCGGCCTTTGCGGCTTGTGCCGAAACCCCTGACAGCCAGACCTTTTGGCCTGGCCCCAGAGGGAGGAGGTCACCCTTGTTTTCCAGCAGTACCTGCGCCGCGCGCTGCGCAGCGTCCGCCTCGGCCTGGGTCGTCTGGCTGCCGACACTCCGGTCCGCAGCATTGGCGTCGACATAGGGATTGTCGAACAGGCCAAGATCGAACTTCAGACGCAGGACGCGGCGGGCCGCTTCGTCCACCCGCGCGCGCGACACCTTCCCGGCCTTGACTGCCGCCAGCAGCGGTGCGGGATTGTCCACCCCGCCAAACTGGTCGATCCCGGCATTCGCACCCATCGCATAGCGATCTTCCTCAGCCAGATTCTCAATGCCCCACGGCATGGCAATGGCAAAACCCTGCGGTTTTCCGGGCGTTGGGTTCATGCACTGTTCGGGGCAGGTGTTGGTGATCGCCCAGTCGGAAATGACGATGCCGCCAAACTTCTTCGTGCCGCGCAGCAGCCCTTCGATCATCGGCTTGCTGAAACCGGCGCCGACCTGTGGCACGGGCTTGCCGTCAATGCTGACGCCCTCGGCAATGACATATGTCGGCATCACACCCGCCGACTTGGCTGCCAGCGCGCCGTCAAATGCAGCGACGTGCTCGGCGAAGCTCTCGTTATCGAGCTTTGCCGTGCGGCCGTAATAGTTGTGGCCGTCAAAGCCCTGCGGCTCCGCGCCGTAGCCGACCCAGTGCTTGACCACGGTGGCGACGCCCGATTTCACAAGGCCGTTGGCACTCCCCTGAAACCCGCGAACATAAGCCCCGGCAAGGCGCGAAACCGTGGCAGGGTCCGCGCCGAACGTTGCGACGCCACGCGGCCAGCGCGGTTCGGTGTAGAGGTCTGCCTGTGGACTAAGTGCCATCTGGATGCCCACGGCGCGATATTCTGCAGCCACCAAATGACCGAATCGCTCGACCAATTTCTCATCGCCAATCGCTGCCATGCCGAGAGTTTCGGGCCACTGCGAGAAGCCACCCGTCTCGGAACTGGCCCCTGCCGTGACCGCGAAATGGTTGCGCGGATCGGTGCTGATCGTGGCGGGAATGCCAAGCCGCGTTGCCTCAGCCATTTGCTGGATCGCGTTGTTTTCCTGCGCGAAAGTGCGTGGATCGGGACCAAGGCGCGTGATGAAGCTGTTGACCCCGCGCCCGAGCAGTTCCCGCACGGACGGTTTGTCATAGGCCTTGCCCGCGCCGATCCCGCGCCCGCCTTCGGCCTGCAATGTGCCGTGGAGCATCAGCGCGACTTTTTCCTCAAGCGTCATGCGCTTCAGCAAATCCGCAACCCGCTTGTCAGTCGGCTGCGCGGCATTCTCGTAGAGATCGCGCTTGCCGTTGTGATTGAGATCGCGGAACCGGGGCTTTTCGGCAGCACTCGCAGCCCAAGTAGTAAAAGCTACGCTGGCGATGAGGGCTGCGCGCATCAGGTTGCAAGCGGAAAGGCGCTTTGACATCGATTCTCTCCCGGCACGCGCTTTGACAGCGCTAGACAAAAAGCAAGTTACCGACACCGCTCACAAAATGCAAACGGCGACGTGGCTGATCCATGCCACGCCGCCGTCCTGCGACCCGAAGAGCTGTTGGATCAGCCCTGCCGGATAAGGTGGTCGAATGCCGAAAGTGCGGCCTTGGAGCCTTCACCCATCGCAATGATGATCTGCTTGTAGGGGACCGTGGTCACATCACCTGCGCCGAACACACCGGGGACACTGGTGGCACCACGCGCATCGACTTCGATCTCACCGCGTGGCGAAAGGTCGATCGCGCCCTTGAGCCATTCGGTGTTCGGCACAAGACCGATCTGCACGAAAATACCCTCCAATTCGACGGTGTGCAGCACCTCGCTCTCGCGGTCCTTGTAAACCAGCGCGGTCACTTTCGCGCCGTCTCCAAGCACTTCTGTCGTCAACGCGGAAGTGACGATGGTGACGTTAGGCAGTGAGCGCAGCTTGGCCTGCAGCACCGCATCAGCGCGAAGCTGGCTGTCAAACTCGATCAGAGTCACATGCGCCACGATACCGGCAAGATCGATTGCGGCCTCGACGCCCGAATTGCCGCCGCCGATCACCGCCGTGCGCTTGCCCTTGAACAGAGGGCCATCGCAGTGCGGGCAATAGGCAACACCCTTGTTGCGATACTCCTCCTCGCCGGGAACACCCATCTGCCGCCAGCGCGCACCGGTCGAAAGGATAAGCGTCTTCGCCTTGAGGCTCGCACCATTCGCAAGCTTGATCTCGTGCAAGCCATCGTCGCCTGCCGGAACCAATGTGGCCGCCGTCTGCAGGTTCATCACGTCGACTTCGTATTCCTTGACGTGGTTCTCGAGCTGCGCGGCCAGCTTTGGTCCCTCTGTGTGCTGAACTGAAATGAAGTTCTCGATGCCCATCGTGTCGAGGACCTGCCCGCCAAACCGTTCTGCCACAACGCCAGTGCGGATGCCCTTGCGTGCTGCATATATGGCAGCTGCAGCACCAGCTGGACCGCCGCCGACGACGAGAACGTCGAACGGCTCCTTCGCAGCGATCTTTTCCGCAGCACGAGCCGAAGCATTCGTGTCGAGCTTGGCAACGATCTGGGCGAGATCCATCCGGCCAGAACCGAACGGTTGACCATTGAGAAACACCGTTGGCACGGCCATGATCTGACGGCGTTCGACCTCGTCCTTGAACAGCGCGCCGTCGATGGCGACATGGCTGACGTTGGGATTGAGAGCAGCCATGATGTTCAGCGCCTGCACAACGTCGGGGCAGTTCTGACAGGTCAGCGAGAAGAATGTCTCGAAGTGCAGCGGGCCATCAAGGCCGCGCACCTGATCGAGCAGGTCGGCGTCTTCCTTGGGCGGATGGCCGCCGACATGCAGCAGCGCGAGCACGAGGGAAGTGAACTCGTGGCCCATCGGCAGGCCTGCGAAGACGGCCTCTGCCCGGCCTTCGTCGCCGCGAATGGCAAAGCTGGGAGCGCGCTCGTCAGTGCCATCGAACCGCGCTGAAATCTTGTCGGACTGCGCGGCGATTTCTTCGATCAACGAGCGCATTTCGGCAGACTTCGCGCTGCCGTCCAACGTTGCGACCAGTTCGACCGGCCGGCGCAGATTGGCGAGGTAGGCCTTGAGCTGGGCGGTGGCGGTGGCGTCGAGAACGGGCATCGTGTAATCCTTTTGGGCAGAGCGCGGCCGCGCGTCACCGTCTGGTCGGCGCGCGGGATCGCAAACATCTTGATGACTTTGGTCGTGGAACCGGCGGGCAGCCCTCAGGCGGCACTGCCCGTCCGGCGATTATCGGAGGATCCATGCCCCACGCAGCACGGATCCTCCGGGAAGCGTCAGATCTTGCCGACGAGGTCGAACGAAGGCGTCAGGGTTTCAGCGCCTTCTTCCCACTTGGCCGGGCAAACCTGGCCGGGATTCTCGCGCCAGTACTTGGCAGCCTTGATCTTGCGCAGCAGTTCGGCAGCGTTGCGGCCCACGCCCTCAGGCGTGATTTCGACGAGCTGGATCGTGCCATCGGGATCGGTCACGAATGTGCCGCGATCAGCAAGGCCGACGCCTTCGCGCAGGATGCCGAAGTTGTTCGAGATCGTGTGGTTCTGGTCACCCAGCATGTAGTAGTTGATCTTGCCGATAGCGGGCGAGCTGTCGTGCCATGCCTTGTGGCTGAAGTGCGTGTCGGTCGAGACCGAGTAGACCTCAACGCCCATGCCCTGCAGTTCGCCATAGATATTGGCGAGGTCTTCCAGCTCGGTCGGGCAGACGAACGTGAAGTCGGCCGGGTAGAAGAAGAACACGCCCCACTTGCCGGTCACGTCGGCGTCGCTGACGTCGACGAACTTGCCCTGGTGATATGCGGTAGCCTGAAACGGCTTCAGCTTGGTTCCGACGATCGACATAGACTCAAATCCTTCTGATTGGTCGGTTGGAAAACTCTGTACGAACGATCAGGTAGGCCATCACCCACCCATTTTCCAATGAGCAATTCCGCCCTGATTGATTGATTGGCTCGATCAATGGGGCACTCAAGAACAAATTTGCCCATTGTAGCGACAGACATCGGCCAACGCGAAATCGTATTCTCCGGCCAAGGTCGCGCCGAAAACCCCCGGGTAGGGGCGCTAAATGCAAATTTAGCGCAGCCTTGCGCAATTTGTGCACTTGCAAATTTCCCCAAGCAAAATAAGTGGCGAGTTGCAACGAAACGATTTCGTTCAATTATTGCCGCGACTGGATGATACATGGCTACCAACTCGGAAAACGTCCCACTCTCCGACGCGCCCCAGGAAACGGGGCCTGGCCGCAAGAAAACTGCAGGACGGATTGCTCTGGGCGTCCTCGCACTTGGCGCCGCCTATGGCGCCTGGACCTTTTACGGCTACCAGACCACCGGGCGGTTCATGCAGGAAACCAATGACGCCTACGTGAAAGCGGACGGTGTTGCGGTAAGTTCCAAGCTGGCAGGCTACGTCCGCGCCGTGCCGATTACAGACAATCAGACAGTGAACGCTGGGTCTTTGCTGGTCCAGATCGATCCCACCGATTTTTCCACCCGCCTTGCACAGGCAAGCGCGCAAGTCGACGTTGCCCGCGCTACCGAGGCGGCCACCGTCGCCGCAATCAGCGAGGCGCAGTCTTCGGTCGGTCAGGCGCGCGCAGCCCTGCAGGCCAGTCAACGTGAACTGGCTTATCTGAGTGGCGAAGTCAGCCGCTATCGTCCATTGGTGGCGAGCGGTGCGGAGCCGCGCCAGACGCTAGACCAATTGATCGCCAACCGAGACAAGGCCGCGGCCGACGTCAATGCCAAGCAGGCCATGCTCGCCGCAGCGAATGACCGAGTAAACAGCACCAAGGCTCAGGCCGGTCAGTCAACCGCGCAGATAAAGGCCGCTCAGGCACAGCGCGCAGCTGCCGACAACGATCTAGGGACCACCCGCATCATCGCGCCCTTGGCGGGGCGGATCGGTAACTCAACCGTGCGTGTCGGCCAGTTCGTCCAGCCCGGACAACGCCTGATGACGATTGTTCCCACCCAGTCGCTTTATATCGAGGCCAATTTCAAGGAAACGCAGATCGGCCTGATGCGACCGGGTCAGCCTGTGACGATCAGCGTTGATGCCCTGCCCGACGTCGATTTCCACGGAGCGGTCGAGAGTATCACGCCGGGAACTGGCGCAAACTTCTCTTTGATTCCGCCGCAGAACGCGACGGGCAACTTTACCAAGATCGTACAGCGCGTGCCGGTGCGCATCCGCATCAATGCCGGGCCTGAATCGCGCAAGGTGCTCGTGCCCGGCCTGTCTCTCAAGGTCGAAGTCGACACACGCTCTGCTCGGGATGCGGTAAAAGCAATCCGCAAGGAACAGGAACAGGTGGCCAAGTGAGCGCCGCCACCAGCATATCGGACGACGGAGCACCGCTGCCCCCACCGCCTGACATCCCGGAGAAGGCCGATCTAGCGGCTTGGCTGGGCGTTGCCGCAGGCGCCATCGGATCGCTGATGGCGACGCTCGACATATCGATCGTCAATGCCTCTCTCCCCACCATCCAAGGTGAAATTGGCGCATCTGCCAGCGAGGGGACGTGGCTGGCCACGTCATACCTCGTAGCAGAAATCATCATTATTCCGCTGACGGGATGGCTTGCCCGCGTATTCGGGCTTCGCCGATTCCTGATTGCTGCAGCCTTTTTCTTCACTCTGTTTTCAATTGTTTGCGGCTTGTCCACTTCGCTGGCGATGATGATCGTCGGGCGTGTTGGCCAGGGGATCACCGGCGGTGCCATGATCCCGACCGCTCTGACAATCATCGCAACGCGCCTGCCCAAATCGCAACAGCCGGTAGGCACGGCCATCTTCGGACTGACCGTGATCATGGGGCCAGTGCTGGGACCTCTGGTAGGAGGCTGGCTGACCGAGAACTTCAGCTGGCATTATGCGTTCTTCATCAACGTACCGATCGGTGCGATCTTGTTGGCCTTGCTGCTGCTGGGCCTGCCGAAAGGCCGGATGCAGTTGGATGAATTGGTGAATGCCGACTGGCTCGGCGTGCTCGGCATGATCCTCGGCCTTGGCGGACTGACCGTGGTGCTGGAAGAAGGCCACCGTGAACAGTGGTTCGAGTCCGGATACATCTGGCGCTTGTCGGTGATCGCCCTGCTGGGCTTCCTGATGATCGCTGCCGGACAAATCTATGCCAAGCGACCGGTCGTGAAGCTTGCGCTGCTCCGCAAGCGAGAGTTTGCGGCGGTCTTTTTCCTCGGGACGATCCTTGGCGGTTCGATGTACGGGACAGCCTATGTGATCCCGCAATTTCTTGCAGGCATTGCCAACTACAACGCCATGCAGGCAGGCCTCATCGTCTTTCTGACCGGCGTGCCAGCAATGTTGATGATGCCGCTGTTCCCGATCCTGTTGGCGCGTGTCGATCTCAGGGTCATCGTTGGAACGGGCATGATCCTGCTCGCGCTCTCATGCTACATTGACATCGACTTGACCGCGGAATCTCGCGGCGGTGATTTCGTCATCTCACAGTTGCTGCGCGGCCTGGGAACGGTCTTCTGCATGATGTTTCTCAATCAGGCTGCGATAAGCTCTGTGTCGATCGACGATGCCGGTGACGGTGCGGGCTTGTTCAACGCTGGGCGAAATCTTGGCGGTTCCGTCGGCCTTGCCCTTCTTGCCACTCTCCAAGACGGGCGCATGGAGTACCACCGCTGGACAATCCATAGTGCACTGAGCGCCAATTCAGCCACGCTGCAGGACTGGCTAGGCCAGCAATCCATGACGATGGGTGGCGGCCCTGATGGCGCCGAATTTGCGATGCGGATGCTCGACGGAATGGTCCTGCGCGACGCGATGGTCATGGCGTTCAGCGATGACTTTACCGCTTTGACGGTTGCAATTCTGATTGTTGCGCCGCTGGTCCTGTTTCTGCGTCCGCTCCCTGAGAACTATCAAGCGAAGGTCTCGCACTGATGCCAGTCACCCATTTTCGCCACACTGCCGTCATGGCGGGATTTGTCGCGGCCCTGCTGTCGGGCTGTACCACTGTTGGCCCGAATTACACCGGCGCACCGAATGCCGCACCAGATGCTTCAGCACGTTCAGGGTTTGTCCGGGCGTCCAAAGCCTCCCCGCTCGCGCCTGCTGCACGCTGGTGGGAGAGCCTTGGTGATCCCGTACTGAACCAGTTGGTCGAGGATGCGCTGGCGAGCGCGCCGTCATTGGCTGCAGCCAACGCGCGCGTCGCGCAATCGCGTGCATCGCTTGCCGCCAGCAAGACGGCGGCGCTGCCACAGATCAACACCTCGTTTGCCGCGCCTTACATCAATGTCCCGGGAAATCTGGTCGGAAATGGTGGAGGGCGCGATGAAATCAACGCCTACAACCTCGGTTTCGACGCGTCTTGGGAGATTGACCTGTTCGGCGGCACGCGTCGCAAGGTCGAGGCCGCAAACGCCCGCGCCGAAGCTGCCGAGGCCGGCGCAGCCGATGCGCGCGTCACGCTGTCGGCTGAAATTGCCCGAGCCTACGTCGGCCTGCGAGCCAGACAGGCTATATATGGTCTCCAGCAGCGGCAGGTCGAAATCGACCAGTCGCAAGTGGGCCTAGCCCGAGAACGTCTGGCAGCCGGAACTGCGCCCGCGCAGCCGCTTAACGCCGCCGAAGCGCAGGCCTTTGCCAGCGAAGCAGATCTTGCCAAGACCGGAGCAGAGGCTGCTGTTCTGCTGGACCAGCTTGCGGTGCTTACCGGCCGTGAACCCGGCGCACTCGATCCAGTTCTGGCGAGGTCAGCGGCCGTTCCTCTGCCGCCAGCACAAGTTCCCATCGGCTCACCGTCGGAACTACTGCGTCGCCGTCCTGATATTCGCATGGCCGAGCGGCAGCTCGCGGCAGCAAATGCCGATGTCGGTGCGAAGATTGCGGACAAGTTCCCCAAAATCAGTTTCCTAGGCCTGTTGGGACTTGGCGGCCAGAACATCGGCGACGTGTTAGATCCCGGAAACATCGTCGGGATCGCGCTTCCCCAGATCAAATGGTCACTGTTCGATGGCGGGCGCGCCAACCGTCAGGTGGAAGTGGCCAAAGGCGCCTATGCAGAGGCGGAAGCAAAGTACCGGCAGTCCGTGCTGGGCGCCCTGCAGGATGCAGAAAGCTCCCTGACGCGGTTCGGCGCGCAACGCATCGCCTTAGCGCGCGCGCTCGATGCCGAGCAGCGCGCGAAGAACACCAAGCAACTGCAAGGCCAGCGCTTTGCAGCCGGCACCGCCAGCCGCGTCGACAATCTCACTGCCGAGCGGCAATCGCTTCAGGCACAAATGGTAGCGGCAAATGCGCGCGCCGAACTGACAACCGGATTTATCGCGGTCGAGAAGGCGCTCGGATTGGGCTGGCAAGGGCCGGAGTCGCAGAAATGAGCCGGTTTCGTCCATTTTATAGTATATTGACTCTGCCATTGGCTGAGGCACTCTCATCATGCAAACCGCCGCAAAGGCGGAAAGGTGAGAGAGATGAGCTGGATTTCCGTAGCGGGTCGCCGCTTGTGGCAGGCCTATTGTCAGGGACTGGAGATGTCGTGCCCGGTGCAGCGGGTCGATCAGTGGCTCGCCTGTGCGCGGGACGAGGCACATGACCTCGCCCAAAACGCCGGAAGGGCCGCCAAGAAGTCCAGAAACACCCTGCACTGAACTCAAGTGCACGCTCGGTGATGGCACGCAGGGAAGCAGACGCGGTCGGCCCTCGCTCGAGGACGCCCAAAAACTTCCGATACGCATTCTTCAAGCTGGCTGGGAAGTGCTGGCGGAACACGGATTTGAAGGCTTCACGTTTGACCGCATCGCGCGGCATGCGCGCATCGGCAAAGTCACGATCTACAATCGGTTTCCCAGCAAACGGGAATTCCTGGAAGCGCTGCTGAAACATAACGTCGAGGAACGGCGGGTTTCCATCATGGCGAAGGGCGCCGGCCTTTCGCTGGTCGAAAGCTTCTGTCAGCGTGCGGCAACCGCAGTCGAAATCCTGCTTTCACCCGATGGCGTGATGATGGAGCGGCTGGTCGACTGGTGCGACCAGGAATTCGGTGACGCCCAGATCAATTATCGCCACGCGATGTTTGCCCATGCGCTGACCGACATCGAATCCGAACTGCGCGCCGCTGCGACGAACGAAGGTGTCGAAATTGCCGACATGGCACTGGCCGCGCGGTTCTGGCTTGAAGGTATCCTCGGCCATGCGCGCCTTCAGGGCACAACAACCGACTTTGACCGCGACGAAACCGACCGTTGGGCGCGAAGCTATTCGGAATTCTTCTTTGCTGGAATTCGCGTTTAACCGGGCTTGCGTGTTGCGCTCAACGCGAAGTCGATGCCCACCGCGTCCTTCAACTGATCAGTAGCCGACCATTCCGCCTCACCCACGCCGAACGATAGGCGCTGAAGCGCTGCATTGCCCGATGCCGTCGCCCGATCACCATCGATCTTGAGATTGAAACGGACTGCCAGCGGGCGCGATTTGCCATGGAGCGAAAGACTTCCACTGGCGACATAGCGCCCGCTCCCGTTCGCACGGATCGAACTGGACGTGAAAACGGCTTTCGGATTTGTGCCGACGCCGAAAAAGCTGTCGCTCTTGAGCATGTCGTCACGCTGGCTGTCCCCGCTTTCGACCGAGGCCAGATCGACCGTCACCTTGATCGACGAGCCGGGCAAATCAGCAGGATCGAATACGATGGCCGCGTCCCAACGCGCGAAGGTACCCTTGATCGATTCACCAGTATAGTCCGCCTTGAAGCCCAGACGTCCGCCCTTGCCGATCGTCCACGTAGACGCTTTTGCGTCGGCGCTTTCTACGGAAGCGACAGCTGCCGGAGGCGCCTCGCTGACATCGACCGCAGGCACGAGCGCCGAGGCCACCGCTTCAGGCTCGCTGGATGCTGCCGCTGATGGAGCAGAAACCGGCGCTGCGGCGAACGTCATCGACCGTCCGGCGATCATCACACCCAAGCCAGCGATCACCGCGGCTGCAGCCGCAAAGCCTATTGCTTTATGGCTGGAAATCGCAGCGGGCAACATTCGCCCGATCACATCTTCCCGCTTGAAATGATGGAACAAGGCTCCTGCCACGTGCAGCACAATCAATAGAAATCCGATCGTGCCAAGCAAGCCGTGCAAGCCCTCGGCCGGTTCATGGAGCGCCGCGCCGACCGGCAGGTCCGGCCATGGAACCACCCCGAACAGCATCGTCTGCAAGCGGATCTTGGCCGTCGAAACGATGATCCAACCCGTTAATGGACCGAGAACCATGACCGCGTAAAGTAGCAGGTGCACGCCTGAAGCTAGCAGCATCTGCGGACGGCTTGCGGGGACAGGCAGTGGCCTCGGCTTGAACGAGCGCACAGCAAGGCGAGCCAGGCTCAACAGCAAGATCGCTATGCCAACTGACTTGTGGAACTGGAAACCTGCAAACTGGGCGACGCCCTTGGGCAGGTCTTCCAGCGCCCAGCCGAGACCGATCTGGAACAACAACAGCGCCGCGATGGCCCAGTGCAGGATAATGGCGGCAAGCGAATAGCGTGCCGGGCGCAGTTCAGTCATCGATCGATCTCCCCATCGCCCGTCTGTTATGAACCGGAACAATCGCTCTTGTCCATCCGCAGTGCGTCCGAAGCGAACCGGCGAAACTGTGCCAAGCGCTCCTCGTCGCTGTCACGGCCATATGCCGTTCTGACGCCTTCACGTCCGTCCGGAAGCCCGCGCGGCGGGATATCGAGCGCAGCGGCAGTGACGAACCGGATGCGCCATGCCAGTGCGTGAGGATCGACGCCGGGCAAACAGGCCTCAAGCGCCGATTGAACCCGGGCGACACCATCAGCGAAGACCGCCCATATCCGGGCGTTCAAATCCTGCCCCGAGCGTGCGAATATTTCGTCCAGCACGACGATCGCCCTGTAGCGCTGGTTCATCGCTGCCCGAGCCCAGAGCGGCACGATGAGAGCATCGACTGCTTGCGCGAAATCGCCCGGCGTCATCGCTTCAAGCAATTCCGACCGGGCATCCGCAAGCCTGGCCGCGTTGCGCAAGGCGAGTTCACCGAGCAATCCATCGGTGTCGCCGAAGTGATAGCGCACGAGCGCCGAATTGACGCCCGCCTCCTCGGCAATGCGGCGCACCGTCAGCGCCCGCACTCCTTCGCGCACGACCAGTCTTTCGGCCCCGGCAAGCAGCCGGTCAGGGGTCGTCAGGGAATCCTCAATCGTCGCCATGACGAGTGTCATACCAGCGTCGACGAAACCTGGGTATGCCCTCTCGCATCGCGGCGCCAAGCGGCTATGTTGACGCCATCACTTCAACGGAGACCCAATCCATGTCGAACAGTCCGTGGGCCCATCATCGCAGCGCCAGTATTGCCGATGACATTGATTTCGAGATCAAGGGTCAGGAACTCCAGTTCATCGAAATCGAGCTTGATCCAGGGGAAAGCGCGGTTGCCGAGGCTGGTGCATTGGTGTGGAAGGACGCCTCGATCGGCATGACGACCGTGTTCGGCGATGGCAGTGGCGGCAGCGAAGGCGGCTTCATGGGCAAGCTACTCGGCGCGGGCAAGCGGCTGGTCACGGGTGAAAGCCTGTTCACCACCGTGTTCACGCATAATGGCTCCGGCAAGGCGCGGGTCGCTTTTGCCTCCCCTACCCCTGGCGCAATCCTCCCGATCAAACTTTCGGACGTGGGCGGGACGCTAGTTTGCCAGAAGGACAGCTTCCTGGCCGCTGCGCGCGGTGTCTCCATCGGCATCGCGTTCCAGCGCAAGGTGATGACCGGACTGTTCGGCGGCGAGGGCTTCATCATGCAGAAGCTTGAAGGCGATGGATGGGTCTTCGTCCAGATGGGCGGCACTGTGGTCGAGCGCGAACTGGCACCCGGCGAGGAACTCCACGTCGATACGGGCTGCCTTGCGGCCTATACACCATCGGTGGATTTCGATCTGGTGACCGCAGGTGGCGTGCGCTCGGTCCTGTTCGGCGGCGAAGGCCTGTTCTTCGCCCGTCTGCGCGGACCCGGCAAAGTGTGGATCCAATCACTGCCCTTCTCGCGGCTCGCTGGCCGGATGCTGGCAGCAGCCGGAGCGCGTGGCGGGCAGAACCGCGGTGAAGGCTCCGTTCTGGGTGGCCTCGGCGATTTCATCGGCGGAAACAACTGATTAAAAAGGGCCGGTGGATTGCTACACCGGCCCGAGTTGCCGCACATGGTGCGGGGTGGATGGTCAGAACGCCGAACGAACGGTGAAGCCCCAAGTCCGCGGATCGCCGGGAAGTCCTGCGATCAGGCCTGTGTTGCCTGGGCCTACGAAAAGCTGTTCGAAGTAGTTGGTATCAAACGCGTTTCGTACCCAACCATAAACGTCGAAACCGCTCTCCGTGCGGAAACCGGCGCGGAAGTTCGACAGCGAGTAGCCATCGACCTGAGTGTAGGCGGAAGGCGAAGGATTCGACGAAAAGTCTGACCGGTAGCTGCCGTCGTAACCCAGATAGACGAACCCTTCGCGGCCGATGAGCTTGACTGGCGCGTTGGCCTCCAGTCCCCACGAGAACGACCATTCCGAAACGCCCGGAAGACGCTGACCGGAGATGTCGCAGTTCGCTGGGCTGAGCGCGCCGGGCGTGCCAGCGGCACCGGGGACCTGCGCGCCCGTCGCCACCGTACCGCCTGACAGTTCAGGCGGACACGGCGCGTCCACGAACTTGCGATAGGTAGCATCGGTATAGGCGCCGTTGACATAAGCGTTGAAGCGCTCGGTCGGACGGATCGAGAAGTCAGCCTCGACGCCCTGCGAACGCACCGCCCCGGCGTTTGCCAGATAGCCGCGCAGCACGCCGAACTGACCGTTGTTCACATTGGCCTGATAGTCCTTGATGTCAGTGCGGAAGATCGAGAGGTTCAGGATCGCACCGAGATCGCGGAATTCAGTCTTGAGGCCAGCCTCATAGTGACGCACCGACTCCGGCTTGACCGTTGCCGCCGCAAGGATCGGGTTGTTCGCGGTGTCGGTCGGCACGCCATTCTGGTTGATGC is a genomic window of Novosphingobium sp. MMS21-SN21R containing:
- a CDS encoding efflux transporter outer membrane subunit, encoding MPVTHFRHTAVMAGFVAALLSGCTTVGPNYTGAPNAAPDASARSGFVRASKASPLAPAARWWESLGDPVLNQLVEDALASAPSLAAANARVAQSRASLAASKTAALPQINTSFAAPYINVPGNLVGNGGGRDEINAYNLGFDASWEIDLFGGTRRKVEAANARAEAAEAGAADARVTLSAEIARAYVGLRARQAIYGLQQRQVEIDQSQVGLARERLAAGTAPAQPLNAAEAQAFASEADLAKTGAEAAVLLDQLAVLTGREPGALDPVLARSAAVPLPPAQVPIGSPSELLRRRPDIRMAERQLAAANADVGAKIADKFPKISFLGLLGLGGQNIGDVLDPGNIVGIALPQIKWSLFDGGRANRQVEVAKGAYAEAEAKYRQSVLGALQDAESSLTRFGAQRIALARALDAEQRAKNTKQLQGQRFAAGTASRVDNLTAERQSLQAQMVAANARAELTTGFIAVEKALGLGWQGPESQK
- a CDS encoding helix-turn-helix domain-containing protein; translated protein: MLQAGWEVLAEHGFEGFTFDRIARHARIGKVTIYNRFPSKREFLEALLKHNVEERRVSIMAKGAGLSLVESFCQRAATAVEILLSPDGVMMERLVDWCDQEFGDAQINYRHAMFAHALTDIESELRAAATNEGVEIADMALAARFWLEGILGHARLQGTTTDFDRDETDRWARSYSEFFFAGIRV
- a CDS encoding YceI family protein — protein: MTELRPARYSLAAIILHWAIAALLLFQIGLGWALEDLPKGVAQFAGFQFHKSVGIAILLLSLARLAVRSFKPRPLPVPASRPQMLLASGVHLLLYAVMVLGPLTGWIIVSTAKIRLQTMLFGVVPWPDLPVGAALHEPAEGLHGLLGTIGFLLIVLHVAGALFHHFKREDVIGRMLPAAISSHKAIGFAAAAAVIAGLGVMIAGRSMTFAAAPVSAPSAAASSEPEAVASALVPAVDVSEAPPAAVASVESADAKASTWTIGKGGRLGFKADYTGESIKGTFARWDAAIVFDPADLPGSSIKVTVDLASVESGDSQRDDMLKSDSFFGVGTNPKAVFTSSSIRANGSGRYVASGSLSLHGKSRPLAVRFNLKIDGDRATASGNAALQRLSFGVGEAEWSATDQLKDAVGIDFALSATRKPG
- a CDS encoding TetR/AcrR family transcriptional regulator, which produces MTLVMATIEDSLTTPDRLLAGAERLVVREGVRALTVRRIAEEAGVNSALVRYHFGDTDGLLGELALRNAARLADARSELLEAMTPGDFAQAVDALIVPLWARAAMNQRYRAIVVLDEIFARSGQDLNARIWAVFADGVARVQSALEACLPGVDPHALAWRIRFVTAAALDIPPRGLPDGREGVRTAYGRDSDEERLAQFRRFASDALRMDKSDCSGS
- a CDS encoding TIGR00266 family protein, which produces MSNSPWAHHRSASIADDIDFEIKGQELQFIEIELDPGESAVAEAGALVWKDASIGMTTVFGDGSGGSEGGFMGKLLGAGKRLVTGESLFTTVFTHNGSGKARVAFASPTPGAILPIKLSDVGGTLVCQKDSFLAAARGVSIGIAFQRKVMTGLFGGEGFIMQKLEGDGWVFVQMGGTVVERELAPGEELHVDTGCLAAYTPSVDFDLVTAGGVRSVLFGGEGLFFARLRGPGKVWIQSLPFSRLAGRMLAAAGARGGQNRGEGSVLGGLGDFIGGNN